The following proteins are co-located in the Leptospira weilii genome:
- the serB gene encoding phosphoserine phosphatase SerB: MLLILTQKPYEIRKELLLGIGSFVSLKSEETFLLSSASVRTRGEWSCIEWKISRNLNLQELIELRAMFAKRNSDLLQVDCLLDSKKKSFFVFDMDSTLIQQEVIDELAKLAGVYEEVASVTKEAMEGNLDFHEALKKRCVYLKGLSSSIFTELYPKLKLNVGVENLLKGLKEKRSKTAVFSGGFTDILEMFQKQYGIDEIRANVLEVQDGQLSGNVIGDIVDKNKKFEYLKMIRDLEGISHSQVVAVGDGANDALMLNEAGIGIGFHAKEGLKRLIANWVDFAPLDVLLFLFS, translated from the coding sequence TTGCTTCTCATTCTTACTCAAAAACCCTATGAAATCCGAAAAGAGCTTCTGTTGGGAATCGGAAGTTTCGTATCTCTCAAATCCGAAGAAACTTTTTTACTTTCCTCGGCCTCGGTTCGTACTCGGGGAGAGTGGAGTTGCATAGAATGGAAAATTTCCAGAAATTTGAATTTGCAGGAGTTGATCGAACTGAGAGCAATGTTTGCAAAAAGAAATTCAGATCTTCTTCAAGTGGATTGTCTTTTAGATTCGAAGAAAAAAAGTTTTTTCGTTTTCGATATGGATTCCACTTTAATTCAACAAGAGGTCATCGACGAATTGGCGAAGCTTGCGGGAGTTTACGAAGAAGTCGCTTCTGTCACGAAGGAGGCTATGGAAGGAAATTTGGACTTTCACGAAGCTCTTAAAAAAAGATGTGTTTACTTAAAGGGACTTTCTTCCTCCATCTTTACGGAGCTTTATCCGAAACTGAAGCTGAATGTAGGAGTCGAAAATCTTCTTAAAGGTTTGAAAGAAAAAAGAAGTAAGACCGCGGTATTTTCAGGGGGTTTTACGGACATTTTGGAAATGTTTCAGAAACAATACGGAATAGATGAAATTCGCGCGAACGTTTTAGAAGTACAAGATGGCCAACTTTCGGGAAATGTGATCGGTGATATCGTTGATAAAAATAAAAAGTTTGAGTATTTAAAGATGATTCGAGATCTAGAAGGAATTTCCCATTCCCAAGTGGTTGCCGTTGGAGACGGAGCGAACGATGCATTGATGTTAAACGAAGCGGGAATCGGAATCGGATTTCATGCAAAAGAGGGTTTGAAAAGACTCATCGCCAATTGGGTGGATTTTGCTCCGTTAGATGTCCTTCTATTTTTGTTTTC
- a CDS encoding GDSL-type esterase/lipase family protein, with amino-acid sequence MAKRLPILSLLLLFLSCSVLIKKSYTDYTSSNFECWEGIGYRSSEKFEQYRNLWYKMRSIYREENQKIKTANAVFVGNSLIQLFPNEILTKEFPGAVNRGIGGDMTETLLERLEEDVISLNPKAIVLEIGGNDLIQGKCLYLIENNLVRILDKLTGSLPKTKIVILGIPPVRARSLNNISPVVNLAWISIIQSYENVIFLDNWQWFREKDRSVLRQEFWLERDEIHLNENAYKVWVEKLKPILLPYL; translated from the coding sequence TTGGCAAAGCGTCTTCCCATTCTTTCTTTGCTTTTGCTTTTTCTTTCCTGCTCCGTTCTGATTAAAAAATCATACACAGATTATACCAGTTCCAACTTCGAATGCTGGGAGGGGATCGGATATCGTTCTTCTGAAAAGTTCGAACAGTATCGAAATCTTTGGTACAAAATGAGAAGTATTTATCGAGAAGAGAATCAAAAAATCAAAACGGCAAACGCGGTTTTTGTAGGAAATTCTCTGATTCAGTTGTTTCCGAATGAAATTCTTACGAAAGAATTTCCAGGTGCTGTCAATCGAGGAATCGGCGGGGATATGACAGAAACTCTTCTGGAAAGATTGGAAGAGGACGTAATTTCTTTAAATCCGAAAGCGATTGTTTTAGAAATTGGCGGAAACGATCTCATTCAGGGAAAATGTCTCTATTTGATTGAAAATAACTTGGTTAGAATCTTGGATAAACTTACCGGGTCTCTTCCCAAGACAAAAATAGTAATCTTAGGAATTCCTCCAGTACGCGCTCGAAGTTTAAACAATATTTCTCCGGTGGTTAATCTGGCTTGGATTTCTATCATTCAGTCTTATGAAAATGTAATTTTTTTGGACAACTGGCAATGGTTTCGGGAAAAAGATCGTTCCGTTCTTCGTCAGGAATTTTGGCTCGAACGAGACGAGATTCACTTGAACGAAAACGCATACAAAGTCTGGGTCGAAAAATTGAAACCGATCCTTTTACCTTATCTCTAA
- the bioB gene encoding biotin synthase BioB produces MSATLKTAEKIFSEISSVITKQEGLEILNGSVPLTACLDKAFQERNRYFYNKVRIHILDNIKNGYCPEDCGYCAQRKNANSGIKEYPMKSEAEIYEDAVQAKKNGAYRFCMVTSGTGPNRLTTEKLASTIRRITDELGMKVCLSAGLLDEEKAQVLKSAGLDRYNHNLNTSENHYPEICDTHTYSQRTQTLDFVSKAGIGMCSGVIVGMGESFQDIVDMAFELKSFRVISIPVNFFIPVKGHAIKNPSILTPELCVRILCLFRLVNPDSEIRIAAGREGHLRGLSAMALFAANSLFSSGYLNVKGSEIAETVTMIRDAGFVPELVDGGVLPENSEMEMPYSEKNFPELYKFKKS; encoded by the coding sequence ATGTCCGCAACACTTAAAACAGCCGAAAAAATATTTTCCGAAATTTCAAGCGTAATCACCAAACAAGAGGGCTTGGAAATTTTAAACGGTTCCGTTCCATTGACTGCTTGTTTGGACAAGGCGTTTCAGGAAAGAAATCGATACTTCTACAATAAGGTCAGAATTCATATTTTGGATAATATCAAAAATGGTTATTGTCCGGAAGATTGCGGCTATTGCGCTCAAAGGAAAAATGCAAATTCGGGAATCAAGGAATATCCTATGAAGTCCGAGGCTGAAATTTACGAAGACGCGGTTCAGGCTAAAAAGAATGGAGCCTACCGTTTTTGTATGGTGACTTCCGGGACGGGTCCGAACAGACTTACGACCGAAAAACTCGCTTCCACAATTCGAAGGATTACGGACGAGCTTGGAATGAAAGTTTGTCTTTCTGCGGGTCTGTTAGATGAAGAAAAGGCCCAGGTTTTAAAATCGGCCGGTTTGGATCGTTATAATCACAATCTAAATACCTCTGAAAATCACTATCCTGAAATCTGCGATACTCATACCTACTCGCAAAGAACGCAAACTTTGGATTTCGTTTCCAAGGCAGGGATCGGAATGTGTAGCGGGGTTATCGTAGGAATGGGAGAATCGTTCCAAGATATAGTGGATATGGCTTTTGAGCTTAAGTCTTTTCGAGTGATTTCGATTCCGGTGAATTTTTTCATTCCGGTCAAAGGGCACGCGATCAAAAATCCAAGCATTTTAACTCCCGAGCTTTGTGTGAGAATTCTTTGCCTTTTCCGTTTAGTGAATCCGGATTCGGAGATTCGAATCGCGGCGGGAAGGGAAGGGCATCTCCGAGGTCTTTCTGCAATGGCTTTGTTTGCCGCTAATTCTTTATTTTCTTCCGGTTATTTGAATGTAAAAGGCTCGGAGATAGCTGAGACGGTCACGATGATTCGGGATGCGGGTTTTGTCCCGGAACTTGTGGATGGAGGAGTTCTTCCGGAAAATTCTGAGATGGAAATGCCTTACTCAGAAAAAAACTTCCCGGAACTTTACAAATTTAAGAAATCTTGA
- the bioA gene encoding adenosylmethionine--8-amino-7-oxononanoate transaminase, protein MIWYPFTLQFEPDPPLKIERAKGEFLYDENGNSYIDAVSSWWVSIHGHNHPKMIQAVKNQLDKLDHVLLAGFTHDPAEKLASKLLKITDGLFHRVLYSDNGSTAVEIMIKLAYQYFQNTGETDRRTFIKFNTSYHGDTIGAMSVGGNSVFNRVFQGLMFPTEEFLTPNCSFCPMKKKPDSCNVECVDPIEEFFQRNPKSVAGIVIEPLILGSGGMIFYKEEVLQRLEKVSKKYGTLLLVDEVFTGFGRTGSLFAYQRAKIRPDLVAMAKGLSAGAAAIAATLTTDKIHSAFVTPEPEKGFYHGHTMTGNPIACSAALASIELLFAEDCLGQVARLESKLRVGLKKIAEEYPKAIRDCRILGAVGVLELEVGNESGYNYSGNKILKKKFLEKGVLLRPLGNVIYITPPYSIKNSSLEKVFSAIRETFSEIYFGN, encoded by the coding sequence ATGATTTGGTATCCGTTTACGCTTCAGTTCGAACCCGATCCTCCCTTAAAGATCGAGAGAGCAAAAGGGGAATTTTTGTATGACGAAAACGGAAACTCTTATATAGACGCGGTTTCTTCTTGGTGGGTCAGTATTCACGGACACAACCATCCTAAAATGATTCAAGCCGTTAAAAATCAATTGGATAAACTCGATCACGTTTTACTTGCCGGATTTACGCACGACCCGGCTGAAAAACTCGCGAGTAAACTCTTAAAAATTACGGATGGTTTGTTTCATAGGGTTCTTTACTCGGACAACGGTTCCACAGCCGTCGAGATCATGATAAAACTTGCATATCAATATTTTCAGAATACGGGAGAAACGGATCGTAGAACATTCATAAAGTTTAATACTTCCTATCACGGAGATACGATAGGAGCTATGAGCGTAGGCGGAAATTCGGTGTTCAATCGGGTTTTTCAAGGGCTGATGTTTCCGACGGAAGAATTTTTAACTCCGAATTGTAGTTTTTGTCCGATGAAAAAAAAGCCCGATTCTTGCAACGTAGAATGTGTGGACCCAATCGAAGAGTTTTTTCAAAGGAACCCGAAGTCCGTTGCGGGAATTGTGATTGAACCTTTGATTTTGGGCTCGGGGGGAATGATCTTTTACAAAGAAGAAGTTCTCCAAAGGCTCGAAAAGGTCTCCAAAAAATATGGGACTTTACTTTTGGTGGACGAGGTTTTTACCGGTTTTGGGCGAACCGGTTCTCTATTCGCTTATCAAAGAGCCAAAATCCGACCCGATTTGGTAGCGATGGCAAAGGGATTGAGCGCTGGCGCGGCCGCGATCGCAGCGACTCTTACAACGGATAAAATTCATTCCGCGTTCGTAACCCCCGAACCGGAAAAAGGGTTTTATCACGGGCATACGATGACTGGAAATCCGATTGCTTGTTCGGCGGCACTTGCTTCCATAGAACTTCTTTTTGCGGAAGATTGTCTGGGTCAAGTCGCAAGGCTGGAATCCAAACTCAGAGTCGGTTTAAAAAAGATTGCGGAAGAGTATCCGAAAGCAATTCGGGACTGCCGAATTTTGGGAGCGGTTGGTGTTTTGGAATTGGAAGTGGGAAACGAAAGCGGTTACAATTATTCGGGGAATAAAATTCTCAAGAAGAAGTTTTTAGAAAAGGGAGTGTTACTTCGTCCTTTGGGAAATGTGATCTATATCACACCTCCGTATAGTATCAAAAATTCTTCCTTGGAAAAAGTATTTTCTGCGATCCGGGAAACATTCTCGGAAATTTACTTTGGGAATTAG
- the bioD gene encoding dethiobiotin synthase, whose product MAVFIGATGTDIGKTLFSSLILGKYGKSLGLKYFKPVQTGHDSDRVALMNLTGLHESYFLKNYYSLSFAGSPHYASELEGIEIDSDELSRHLYSIRDEKIIVEGAGGLLVPLTRKILTLELIRQSDIPLILVAPVSLGAINQTLLSIEAVQNRKIDLKGIYFIGVPDKTTEDNIRTITEWSGVPLLGNFFLNSKEKMSRERFQIECLSRFDQCEIIKKMFV is encoded by the coding sequence ATGGCAGTATTTATCGGAGCTACTGGAACGGATATAGGTAAAACTCTCTTTAGTTCTCTCATCTTGGGAAAATACGGAAAGTCCTTAGGGCTCAAGTATTTCAAACCTGTTCAAACCGGACATGATAGCGATCGGGTCGCTTTGATGAATCTTACGGGTCTTCACGAAAGTTATTTTCTCAAAAACTATTATTCCTTGTCTTTTGCTGGATCTCCCCATTATGCTTCCGAATTGGAAGGGATTGAGATCGATTCGGATGAACTTTCCAGACATCTCTACAGCATTCGAGACGAAAAAATCATCGTGGAAGGAGCTGGTGGTCTGCTCGTTCCGTTAACTCGAAAAATTCTTACCCTGGAATTGATCCGACAATCCGATATTCCTCTTATTTTAGTGGCTCCTGTTTCTTTGGGTGCGATCAATCAAACCCTTCTTTCAATCGAAGCTGTGCAAAATCGAAAGATTGATCTAAAAGGAATTTATTTCATAGGTGTTCCTGATAAAACCACGGAAGATAATATTCGAACGATTACGGAATGGAGCGGAGTGCCTTTGCTTGGAAATTTCTTTCTAAATTCAAAAGAGAAAATGAGCCGGGAACGTTTTCAAATCGAATGCCTTTCCCGATTCGATCAGTGCGAAATAATAAAGAAAATGTTTGTATGA
- a CDS encoding aminotransferase class I/II-fold pyridoxal phosphate-dependent enzyme yields the protein MNLNPSTFLQKTSFVLKSLKENFLFRSLEVPFGVDLSSNDYLGLTRHPKLVESLKEGLDLYGAGSGASRLVCGHRNSFEIAEQTCSEWVGTEASLWVANGYAANLGLISCIANAKSEIFTDRLNHASILDGIRLSGAEKTYYKHLNLNHLEELLRKSKKKEKIIISESVFSMDGDFAPILDLLYLKNKYDAVLILDDAHGIGVFGQSGEGRVAQVLGPERMEEVDFITYTGGKSLGLEGAWIGTSRIGKEFLINKMRTFIYSTAPMPAIAHAVPTSISIVRSMKKEREDLLKRADRFRISLEVKNYPKTTSESQIVPILFPSERTVLDSAEICKNNGLYVKAIRPPTVSVPRLRISIHSDTTESVLEKLISLLPEF from the coding sequence TTGAACCTGAATCCGTCTACGTTTCTTCAGAAAACCTCTTTTGTTTTGAAATCTCTGAAAGAGAATTTTCTTTTTCGATCCCTGGAAGTTCCTTTTGGGGTTGATTTATCCTCTAACGATTATCTTGGTCTTACCCGCCACCCTAAGCTTGTCGAAAGTCTGAAAGAAGGTTTGGATCTTTACGGGGCCGGTTCCGGCGCTTCCAGATTGGTCTGTGGACATAGAAATTCCTTTGAAATTGCGGAACAAACTTGCTCCGAATGGGTTGGAACGGAAGCTTCTCTGTGGGTTGCCAATGGTTATGCCGCCAATCTAGGGTTGATTTCTTGTATCGCGAATGCGAAGTCGGAGATTTTCACGGATCGACTCAATCACGCTTCGATTTTGGACGGGATTCGTCTTTCGGGCGCAGAAAAAACATATTATAAACATCTAAACTTAAATCATCTCGAAGAGCTTCTCCGGAAATCCAAAAAAAAGGAAAAGATTATCATATCCGAAAGCGTTTTCAGTATGGATGGAGATTTCGCGCCGATTTTGGATCTTCTTTATCTCAAAAATAAATATGACGCGGTTTTGATTTTGGATGATGCTCACGGAATCGGAGTTTTTGGGCAAAGTGGAGAAGGTAGAGTGGCTCAGGTTTTAGGTCCCGAAAGAATGGAAGAGGTGGATTTTATTACTTATACGGGCGGGAAGTCTTTGGGTTTGGAAGGTGCTTGGATTGGAACTTCCCGGATCGGAAAAGAGTTTCTGATCAATAAGATGCGGACCTTTATTTATTCTACGGCGCCTATGCCTGCGATCGCACATGCGGTTCCGACTTCCATTTCAATCGTGCGGTCCATGAAGAAGGAAAGAGAGGATCTTTTAAAACGCGCGGATCGCTTTCGTATTTCTCTTGAGGTGAAAAATTATCCGAAGACGACTTCAGAATCTCAGATTGTTCCCATTCTATTTCCTTCCGAAAGAACCGTTTTGGATTCCGCAGAAATTTGTAAAAACAACGGACTTTATGTTAAAGCGATTCGTCCTCCGACCGTGAGTGTTCCCAGACTTCGAATCAGTATTCATTCCGATACGACGGAATCTGTATTAGAAAAATTGATTTCTCTTTTGCCGGAGTTCTGA
- a CDS encoding malate dehydrogenase gives MGKTVKVAITGAAGQIGYSLLFRIASGQMFGTDTAVEIQMLELEAVLPAAKGVIMELEDCAFPLLQKVTVSSDLDTAFKDINWALLVGSVPRKAGMERADLLKINGGIFVNQGKAIEKNAASDVRVLVVGNPCNTNCLIAMNNAKGIPADRWFAMTKLDENRAKSQLASKAGVSVKEVTHLGIWGNHSSTQYPDFYNAKISGKPVTDVISDHEWLKGDFIKNVQQRGAEIIKARGASSAASAANGVVDTVRAIITPTVSGDAFSAAIASDGSYGTEKGLIFGFPLKSDGKKVEIVQGLSFNDFAKEKFKITHDELISERNEVKEML, from the coding sequence ATGGGTAAGACGGTGAAGGTCGCTATTACAGGCGCTGCGGGACAAATTGGATATTCGCTTCTTTTTAGAATCGCTTCCGGACAGATGTTCGGCACCGATACTGCGGTGGAAATTCAAATGCTTGAGTTAGAAGCGGTGCTACCCGCGGCAAAAGGTGTGATTATGGAACTGGAAGACTGCGCATTTCCTCTTCTGCAAAAAGTAACCGTTTCTTCCGATTTGGATACTGCTTTTAAGGATATCAATTGGGCGTTGTTAGTCGGTTCCGTTCCTAGAAAGGCGGGAATGGAAAGAGCGGATCTTCTCAAAATTAACGGAGGAATTTTCGTAAATCAGGGAAAGGCGATCGAAAAGAACGCTGCCTCCGATGTAAGAGTTCTCGTGGTTGGTAACCCTTGTAATACGAATTGTCTGATCGCAATGAACAACGCAAAAGGAATACCAGCGGATCGTTGGTTCGCAATGACTAAACTGGATGAAAACAGAGCGAAGTCGCAGCTTGCTTCCAAAGCGGGCGTCTCGGTAAAAGAGGTAACCCATTTGGGAATTTGGGGAAACCATTCTTCTACCCAATATCCTGATTTCTACAATGCAAAAATTTCCGGTAAACCGGTCACTGACGTAATTTCCGATCATGAATGGTTAAAGGGTGATTTCATTAAAAATGTTCAACAAAGGGGAGCTGAGATTATCAAAGCGAGAGGGGCGTCCTCAGCGGCAAGTGCGGCAAACGGGGTTGTGGATACCGTTCGTGCAATTATCACTCCGACCGTCTCCGGAGACGCCTTTTCGGCGGCTATCGCTTCCGACGGATCTTACGGAACTGAAAAAGGATTGATCTTCGGATTTCCTTTGAAGTCGGACGGAAAAAAAGTGGAAATCGTCCAGGGCCTTTCATTCAACGATTTTGCGAAGGAAAAATTCAAAATCACTCACGATGAACTCATTTCGGAAAGAAATGAAGTGAAGGAAATGTTATAG
- a CDS encoding DsbA family protein, with the protein MQDIIEKLKAREFRPILILSAVFFIYILLTIFPLVAYFSSDGFVQINGKNYTIKDVEKDNPRVARKFYAETNDRLYRVLSEFASKKVVSLAAKERKVSEKDLLEPSIQPPSVEEMRAIYEQYKNSPALQGKSFDQVKTEIENHLISQKKEEARNSLFSELRNQYNISVKVKELPPLRDDTIVAGNNPSIGPENAKVTVIEFSDFECPFCKRSQDVNAQLRAKYKDQIRWVFRDYPLSFHPNAMFAHIAANCSTSQGKYWEFFKVLFDNSGNLSRERVLDLARGLGLDMKTFSQCVNDASVRKEVEADIAEGEKYGVSGTPAFFINGIMIEGAQPMEAFTKVIDQELKN; encoded by the coding sequence ATGCAAGACATAATCGAAAAATTAAAAGCAAGAGAATTCAGGCCTATTCTCATTCTCTCAGCCGTTTTTTTTATCTACATCCTGCTTACAATTTTTCCGCTTGTTGCTTATTTTTCTTCGGATGGATTCGTTCAAATTAACGGTAAAAATTATACCATCAAAGATGTCGAAAAAGACAATCCTCGAGTCGCTCGTAAGTTTTATGCGGAAACGAACGATCGTCTTTACCGTGTACTTTCCGAATTTGCGAGCAAAAAGGTAGTTTCACTCGCCGCAAAAGAGCGAAAAGTTTCCGAAAAAGATCTTTTAGAACCTTCGATCCAACCTCCGAGCGTCGAGGAAATGCGCGCTATCTATGAGCAATATAAAAATTCTCCAGCGCTTCAAGGCAAGTCTTTCGATCAGGTTAAAACCGAAATTGAAAATCATCTTATTTCCCAAAAGAAGGAAGAAGCGAGAAATTCTCTTTTTTCTGAACTCCGAAATCAATACAATATTTCCGTAAAAGTCAAAGAGTTGCCTCCTCTCAGAGACGATACGATTGTTGCGGGTAACAACCCTTCCATCGGACCGGAAAACGCAAAAGTTACCGTCATCGAGTTTTCCGATTTTGAATGTCCTTTTTGCAAAAGAAGTCAGGATGTGAACGCTCAGTTAAGGGCAAAATACAAGGATCAGATTCGTTGGGTATTTAGAGATTATCCGCTTTCTTTTCACCCAAACGCAATGTTTGCGCATATCGCCGCAAATTGTTCCACATCTCAGGGCAAATACTGGGAATTTTTCAAAGTGCTTTTTGATAACTCCGGAAACCTTTCGAGAGAACGAGTTTTGGATTTGGCAAGAGGCTTGGGTCTCGATATGAAAACGTTCAGCCAATGTGTGAACGATGCCTCGGTTCGTAAAGAAGTGGAGGCTGATATAGCCGAAGGTGAAAAATACGGTGTCAGTGGAACTCCCGCTTTTTTTATCAATGGAATTATGATAGAAGGCGCGCAACCGATGGAAGCGTTTACGAAAGTGATCGATCAGGAACTTAAAAATTAA
- the thrB gene encoding homoserine kinase, whose translation MSSIRQYSIRVPGTSANLGPGFDLFGLAFRVYNRFHFQFVPEREFKTSVKGMETLPFGPDEDLVLFSYRSYFKRFLPGIEPLPYSLLMDLELPIKGGLGSSASAAVAGVCAARFAHKNFYSRIPLPKENEFLFHLGQIEGHPDNTIPAYLGGFVFAYFNGNRLEYVKKKFPKKIRCFLIVPNLETSTHQSRKALPGSYSAEDVIFNMSRIATWMEFLDSGKISLLKLALEDRIHTPYRIHSGFELKPLLTEISKNLIGHSLSGSGPSVLLFSERNKAVRIEKILKEKVAEFVQKTHFDCQLLSLKVEEDGILESWKNIQIL comes from the coding sequence ATGTCTTCGATTCGACAATATTCCATTCGGGTTCCGGGAACCTCGGCCAATTTAGGACCGGGTTTTGATCTTTTTGGTCTTGCGTTTCGGGTCTATAACCGATTTCACTTTCAATTCGTTCCCGAAAGGGAATTCAAAACCTCTGTAAAAGGGATGGAGACACTTCCTTTCGGTCCCGATGAGGATCTTGTTCTATTTTCGTACCGATCCTATTTTAAAAGATTTTTACCTGGCATTGAACCGCTCCCATATTCCCTACTTATGGATCTAGAACTTCCGATAAAAGGGGGGCTTGGTTCTAGTGCGAGTGCGGCCGTAGCCGGAGTTTGTGCCGCGAGATTTGCACATAAGAATTTTTATTCTAGGATTCCTCTCCCTAAAGAAAACGAGTTTCTGTTTCATCTCGGTCAGATCGAAGGACATCCGGATAATACGATCCCTGCTTATTTGGGCGGTTTTGTATTTGCCTATTTCAATGGAAACCGTTTGGAATATGTCAAAAAGAAATTTCCAAAGAAGATACGTTGTTTTTTGATCGTACCGAATTTGGAAACGTCCACACATCAATCTAGAAAAGCTCTTCCCGGTTCTTATTCCGCCGAGGATGTGATTTTTAATATGAGCCGTATCGCTACATGGATGGAATTTTTAGATTCGGGTAAAATTTCTCTTTTGAAACTCGCTTTGGAAGATCGAATTCATACTCCGTATCGAATACATTCCGGGTTTGAACTGAAGCCTCTTTTGACCGAGATAAGTAAAAATTTAATCGGACATTCGCTTTCCGGAAGCGGTCCTTCCGTTCTTTTGTTTTCCGAGAGAAACAAAGCGGTTCGAATAGAAAAGATTCTCAAAGAAAAAGTCGCCGAGTTCGTTCAAAAAACTCATTTCGATTGTCAACTCCTTTCCTTAAAAGTGGAGGAGGACGGAATTTTAGAATCCTGGAAAAATATTCAAATTTTATAA